A region of the Pseudomonas silesiensis genome:
GACGGTTTCCGCCTGCTCGGCGGTGTCATGTACATCGACAGCAAGTTGAAGGAAACCACCAATGGCACCTTCGACGGCAACCGGGCACCGGCCACGCCGAAATATAACGTCAACCTCGGCGCCGAATGGGACGTGCCGAACGTCCAGGGCCTGACCCTGACCAGCCGCGGCATCTATTCCAGCTCGCAGTACCTGGACCAGTCCAACAACAAGGAAATCGATTCCTGGGAGCGTTTCGACGTGGGCGCACGCTATGCGTTCAAGGTCGAGCAGAAGAACGTCACCCTGCGGGCCAACATCGAGAACGTGGCGGACAAGCGCTACTGGAGTTCGGCCGGCGCCTCGGATGACAGCGAGCCAGGCTTGACGCTGTCGACCCCCCGCACCTACCTGCTTTCGGCCACTGTCGACTTCTGATTGGCCCGATACATGCGCCCCAGGGAGCGGGGCGTCTTCGTTGGATGGATTCGTATAGAGGAAGAATCTATGCACATCGTCAGTTAAATAACGATCAAGACACTTGCGGATAAGTTGCTGTCTGTCGGCGACCTCTATCGCAGCTGTTATTGCATTACAAGGTCATGGCTGGATCATGGCACTTTTCGGAGTTCATACCAGGTTCATTAACTTGGTCTTTGGCGTGTCTGATCGTTTTTAAAAGTAGTTCCAGTCGCTATAGATCAATATCCAAATAATGACCAAGAATGAGTTGCAACAACTTGTTAATGAGAATAAGTTGCATATCGAATTTAACGAGGGTGAACCGATGTTGAATGATGGCGTATTGCACTCTAAACCACTGCAAAAAACCAATGCCGACTATCTGGCTCGACAAAGCAAGTTCGAATCCAATGTGCGCAGTTACCCACGCAAGTTGCCGCTGGCCATCGCCAAGGCACACGGGCTCTGGGTCACTGATGTCGAGGGCCACACTTACCTCGATTGCCTGGCCGGTGCCGGCACTTTGGCCCTGGGCCACAATCACCCGGCCGTCATGGCCAGCCTCGACAGCTTCCTCGCTTCAGGCCTGCCGATGCACACGCTGGACCTGACCACCGCGGTCAAGGACGCTTTCAGCGAAACCCTGCTCAGCCTGTTGCCGAACCAGGGCCGTGATTACTGCCTGCAATTTTGCGGGCCGTCCGGGGCGGATGCGGTGGAGGCTGCGCTGAAACTGGCCAAGACCTATACCCGTCGCAGCAACGTCATCAGCTTCTCCGGGGCCTACCATGGCATGACCCACGGCGCCCTGGCCCTGACCGGCAACACCGCGCCGAAAAACGCCATCGCCAGCCTGATGCCGGGGGTGCAGTTCATGCCGTATCCCCACGAATATCGTTGCCCGCTGGGCATCGGCGGTGAGGCCGGGGTCGAGGCCCTGACCCACTATTTCACCCAGTTCATCGAAGACGTCGAAAGCGGCGTGTCACTGCCGGCGGCGGTCATCCTGGAAGCGGTGCAGGGCGAGGGCGGGGTCAACTGCGCCCCGGCGAGCTGGCTGCGGGCGATCCGCGAGGTGACACGCAAGCACGGGATCCTGCTGATCCTCGACGAAGTGCAGACCGGCTTCGGCCGCACCGGCAAGATGTTTGCCTTCGAGCACGCCGACATCGAGCCGGACCTGATCGTCATGTCCAAGGCGGTCGGTGGCGGTTTGCCCATGGCGGTGCTGGGTATCCGTCGGCAATTCGACGCCTGGGAGCCAGGCAATCACGCCGGCACCTTCCGCGGCAACCAGATGGCCATGGCCGCCGGGCTGGCGACGTTGCAGGTGCTGCAACAGCAAAACCTCGCCGCCCGGGCCGAGCGTCAAGGTCAGTGGCTCACGGACCGCTTGGTCGAGTTGCAGGCGCATTACCCGGCCCTGGGCCAGGTGCGCGGGCGTGGCCTGATGCTGGGCATCGAGATCGTCGACGAGCGCCAGCCGGCCGATCGCCTCGGGCATTTTCCGATGGACCCGGCGCTGGCCGCGGCCATCCAGCAACAGTGCTTCAAACAAGGCCTGTTGCTGGAACGCGGCGGGCGCAAGGGCAATGTCATCCGCTTGTTGCCGCCGTTGATTATCGACGATGAACAATGCCGGCAAGTGATTCAGCGTTTTGATAACGCCGTGGCTGCAGCGGTGGTGCAGTTGCGCACTTGAATGAACTAATCGGAGTTGCATTAGTCGCCAGTCATATTGAAGGTTAATGACAGTGGCGCCAGCTACTTTGGTCGTCTGATTATATGAAAGGTTCAGTGAAGTGATTTCGTTACGTGGGGTTTTGTCGACTGTTTAATCTGTCGATCATTCACTCATCTATTCGCCCTATAACGTATCCAGTGACCTCACAGGGCTACTGTGGAGCACCCATGAATCATCCAGATCGCACTGTTTTATCGAACATGGTCAGTGAATTGGCGACGACCTGCGCGTTGCTTAATTGTTTGATCAAAGAGTTCGCCTTGCCGGAAAACTGCCTCAGTTACAGTTGGCCGACGCAGATGCAAGGCATTGCCCCGGGCAGTTATCTCGAGGGCCTGGAATGGAAGGGCATTCCCCTGACCATCAAGCTGCCCAACCGGCAGCAGTTCTTCGTGATGGTGGACCGCCGTGACGGTCTGGGCAGCCATCGTTACCTGTCGGATGTCTACGCCCGGCGCGGTGAGGGCGACTGGTCGAGCCTGAGGTTCGCCGAATTCGTCGAGCAGATGCTCGCGGCGTGCGAACACATGACCCGCGCCAGCAACGACGAGTTGCTGGACCAGGTGTTGCAGAGCCAGTTGCTGACCGCGGCCATCGTCGGTCACAACTCACCGATGGACCCGGACCCGCTCAGCGGCTACCTGGCCAGCGAGCAGGGCTTGTGGTTCGGCCACCCGAATCACCCGGCACCCAAGGCGCGCCTGTGGCCGGCGCATCTGGCCCAGGAAACCTACGCGCCGGAATTCCAGGCCCGCACGCCCTTGCACCTGTTCGAGGTGCCGCTGGAAGGGCTGAGCGTCGGCGCCAACGGCCTGAGCAAAGCCCAGGTGCTGGCCGGTTTTGCCGATCAGGCCCAGGCGCGGCCCGGGCACGCCGTGATCTGCATGCACCCGGTCCAGGCGCAGTTGTTCATGCAGGACGCCCGGGTGCAGCGCTTGCTGAAATCCGCGGCGATCGTCGATCTGGGCGCCACGGGCTTGATGGCCAATCCCACCGCGTCCATCCGCACTTGGTACATCGAGGGCCATGATTTTTTCATCAAGGGTTCGCTGAACGTACGCATCACCAATTGCGTCAGGAAAAACGCCTGGTACGAACTGGAAAGCGCGCTGCTGATCGACCGGATCTTCCGCAACCTGCAACTGACCCAACCCGAGACGCTCGGCGGGCTGTCGGTGGTGGCTGAACCGGGCCTGTTGAGCTGGGCACCGCACCAGGCCAGCGAAGCCGACAGCCACTGGTTCCGCGAACAGACCGGGGCGATCCTGCGGGAGAATTTCTGCCTCGACACCGGCACCGACTGCAGCATCATGGCCGGTACGCTGTTTGCCCGGGGCCTGCATCTGCGGCCGCTGGTGCACGAGTTTCTCAGCCGGTTCAACGGCGACGACCTCCTCGATCAACAGCTGTTGAGCTGGTTCGACGACTATCAGGCGCTGTTGCTGCGGCCGGTGCTGGCGCTGTTCTTCAACCACGGCATCGTGATGGAACCGCATCTGCAGAACAGCGTGCTGGTGCATGACAACGGTCGCCCGCAACGCCTGCTGCTGCGGGACTTCGAAGGGGTCAAGCTGACCGGTGAACTGGGTGCTTCGCGGATCGACGCCGAGGTTCATCCCCGGGTGCGTGAGTCGCTGCTCTATTCCCGGCAGCAGGGCTGGAATCGCATCGTTTACTGCCTGTTCGTCAACAACCTGTCCGAGGCGGTGCTGGCCCTGAGTTGGGAGCGGCCGCACCTGGCGCCGCTGATGTGGCAACGAGTCGAGCAGCAATTGATCAGCATCCGCGCCGAATTGACCCGTGCCGCACCGGAGCTGGATGCGCTGATCGCCGGTCAGCCGATCGCCTGCAAGACCAATCTGAGAGTGCGCCTGGCCGCCAAGGCCGATCGCCAGGCCGGCTACGTCAACCTGGTGTCCCCGTGGGGCAAGGAGGTCCAGCATGGATAAGCTGCCCGCAACGGTGGTGGCCGCCATCGATCAAGCCCATGCACGGCAGGAAGATCCCCTGGCCCTGTTCATCTATGACCTGGATGCGCTGCAGCGGCATGTGACGCAGGTGATGGCGGCACTGCCTGAAGGGGTGGAGCTTTACTACGCGATCAAGGCCAACAGCGAGCCGCAGATCCTCGCCACCTTGGCGCCCTTGGTACACGGGTTCGAGATTTCCTCCGGGGGCGAGATCGATCGCCTCCAGGCCTGCCCGACGCGCAAGCCGTTCATCTTCTCCGGCCCCGGCAAACTGGATTCCGATCTGCGTGCGGCGCTGCAGCATCAGGTCGAAGCGATCCACATCGAAAGCCTGAATGAAATCGTCCGCCTGCAACGGCTGGCACTGGAAGCGGGGCGCGTGCAGGACGTGTTGCTGCGGATCAATCCCGAGCTGCCGTCGCCGCTGTCCAGCAAACTGGCAATGGCCGGCACCGCCACGCCCTTCGGGATCGACGAGTCGGAACTGGCCCGGGCCGTGAGCGGGGTCGATAACGCCAGCCATCTGCGGCTCAAGGGTTTCCACGTGCATGCGATGTCTCATCAGTTGCAGGTGGAGCGCCACGAACAGCTGCTCGACCTGTTTCTGCAGCGCTGGCCGCAATGGAAGGCGTTGTCGGCCGACCCTGCAGCCATCACTCACCTCAATGTCGGCGGAGGCCTGGGGGTCAATTACCTCGGCCCGCAGCAATTCGACTGGCAGCGCCTGTGCGCACACCTGGGACGGAGCCTGGCAGCCTGTGCCGATGCGCCCGTCGTGCGCTTCGAACCCGGTCGTTTCATCAGCGCCTTCTGCGGCTATTACGCCATCGAAGTGCTGGACAGCAAAACCAGTCACGGCAAGCACTTCCTGGTCTGTCGCGGCGGCACCCATCAGTTCCGGCTGCCGGTGGCCCAGGGGCACGATCACCCGGTCATTCATCTGCCCCGACATCGCCTGACACCGGCGGCGACACGGCAGGACTGGACCGTCGTCGGGCAACTCTGTACGCCCAAGGACGTGCTCAGCCGTGACTGCCCGCTGACCGGGGTGGAGATCGGCGACATGCTGGTGCTGCCGCTGGCGGGCGCCTACGGCTACAACATCTCCCATGCCGATTTCCTCTGTCATCCGCGACCGCCCCAGGTGTTCGTGCAAGAGGCCGGAGTCGCATCGTGGGGTTGACCTTTGCCGTGCCGCGCTGGCTGGTGGTGGTCAATGTGCTGTTGGGTACGCTGACGGTCAGCCTGAACAACAGTTCGCTGAATCCGGCGCTGCCGGCGTTCATGGAGGCCTTCGACATCGGCCCGCTGTTGGCCACCTGGATCGTCGCCGCGTTCATGGTGAGCATGGGCATGACCATGCCCCTCACCAGCTTTCTCAGCCAGCGCATGGGCCGAAAATCCTTGTATTTGTGGGGTGTGGCGTTGTTTGTCTGCGGCTCGCTACTGGGAGCCCTGGCCAACTCCATCGCCCTGGTGATCACCGCGCGGGTGGTGCAAGGCATCGCCAGCGGGCTGATGATTCCACTGTCGCTGGCGATCATTTTTTCGGTGTACGCCAAGGGCGAGCGGGGCCGGGTCACTGGCCTGTGGGGCGCGGCGGTGATGTTCGCACCGGCGCTGGGGCCGTTGTGCGGCAGCCTGATGCTGGAGTGGTTCAGCTGGCGTTCGCTGTTCCTGATGAATGTGCCCATCGGTTTGCTGGCGTTGGTGCTTGGCGTCGGCGTGCTGCCGGCTTCTGCCCCGTCGGAACGCAAGCCCTTCGACCTGGCGGGTTACCTGCTGATCGCGACGGGTATCGGCCTGCTGATGGTCGCCGTGGGTCGCCTGCGTCACGCCGAGGCCCTGGCCGATCCTTTCAATCTCGGGCTGTTGCTGGTGGCGATCCTGTGCCTCGTTGCCTTTGTGCGCCTGGAGCTGAACCGCACCGCACCGCTGCTCAATCTGCGCATCTTTGCCCTGCGCGGTTATCGCCTGAGCGTGATCATCGCCGTGGTGCAGTCGGTCGGCATGTTCGAGTGCCTGGTGCTGCTGCCCCTGCTGGTGCAGATGGTGATGGGCTACAGCGCGATCTGGACCGGCCTGTCGCTGCTGTGCACGGCCCTGTTCGCCAGCCTGTTCGGCCATCTCGGCGGCAAGTGGCTGGACCGTCACGGCCCGCGTGGGGTGGTGTTCTGGGGGTTGCTGTTGACCGGTGGCGCCACGTTGGGCCTGGGCCTGCTGGATGCCAGCGCTTCAATCGCCGTGGTGTTCATTTTGATGATGGTCCGGGGCGCCGGGCTGGGCCTGTCCTATCTCCCCATCACCACTGCCGGACTCGATGCGCTGCCGGAACCGATGGTCACCCAGGGCGCGGCGATGAACAACATCTCGCGCCGCCTCGTGTCGTCACTGGCCATCGTGGTCGCTTCGCTGTGGCTGGAGTTCCGCCTGGCGGGCGAGGCCGGGGGCGGGGCGGTTTCGATGGCCAGCCCCGGGGC
Encoded here:
- a CDS encoding IucA/IucC family protein, yielding MNHPDRTVLSNMVSELATTCALLNCLIKEFALPENCLSYSWPTQMQGIAPGSYLEGLEWKGIPLTIKLPNRQQFFVMVDRRDGLGSHRYLSDVYARRGEGDWSSLRFAEFVEQMLAACEHMTRASNDELLDQVLQSQLLTAAIVGHNSPMDPDPLSGYLASEQGLWFGHPNHPAPKARLWPAHLAQETYAPEFQARTPLHLFEVPLEGLSVGANGLSKAQVLAGFADQAQARPGHAVICMHPVQAQLFMQDARVQRLLKSAAIVDLGATGLMANPTASIRTWYIEGHDFFIKGSLNVRITNCVRKNAWYELESALLIDRIFRNLQLTQPETLGGLSVVAEPGLLSWAPHQASEADSHWFREQTGAILRENFCLDTGTDCSIMAGTLFARGLHLRPLVHEFLSRFNGDDLLDQQLLSWFDDYQALLLRPVLALFFNHGIVMEPHLQNSVLVHDNGRPQRLLLRDFEGVKLTGELGASRIDAEVHPRVRESLLYSRQQGWNRIVYCLFVNNLSEAVLALSWERPHLAPLMWQRVEQQLISIRAELTRAAPELDALIAGQPIACKTNLRVRLAAKADRQAGYVNLVSPWGKEVQHG
- a CDS encoding type III PLP-dependent enzyme, coding for MDKLPATVVAAIDQAHARQEDPLALFIYDLDALQRHVTQVMAALPEGVELYYAIKANSEPQILATLAPLVHGFEISSGGEIDRLQACPTRKPFIFSGPGKLDSDLRAALQHQVEAIHIESLNEIVRLQRLALEAGRVQDVLLRINPELPSPLSSKLAMAGTATPFGIDESELARAVSGVDNASHLRLKGFHVHAMSHQLQVERHEQLLDLFLQRWPQWKALSADPAAITHLNVGGGLGVNYLGPQQFDWQRLCAHLGRSLAACADAPVVRFEPGRFISAFCGYYAIEVLDSKTSHGKHFLVCRGGTHQFRLPVAQGHDHPVIHLPRHRLTPAATRQDWTVVGQLCTPKDVLSRDCPLTGVEIGDMLVLPLAGAYGYNISHADFLCHPRPPQVFVQEAGVASWG
- a CDS encoding diaminobutyrate--2-oxoglutarate transaminase, with translation MLNDGVLHSKPLQKTNADYLARQSKFESNVRSYPRKLPLAIAKAHGLWVTDVEGHTYLDCLAGAGTLALGHNHPAVMASLDSFLASGLPMHTLDLTTAVKDAFSETLLSLLPNQGRDYCLQFCGPSGADAVEAALKLAKTYTRRSNVISFSGAYHGMTHGALALTGNTAPKNAIASLMPGVQFMPYPHEYRCPLGIGGEAGVEALTHYFTQFIEDVESGVSLPAAVILEAVQGEGGVNCAPASWLRAIREVTRKHGILLILDEVQTGFGRTGKMFAFEHADIEPDLIVMSKAVGGGLPMAVLGIRRQFDAWEPGNHAGTFRGNQMAMAAGLATLQVLQQQNLAARAERQGQWLTDRLVELQAHYPALGQVRGRGLMLGIEIVDERQPADRLGHFPMDPALAAAIQQQCFKQGLLLERGGRKGNVIRLLPPLIIDDEQCRQVIQRFDNAVAAAVVQLRT
- a CDS encoding DHA2 family efflux MFS transporter permease subunit, coding for MTFAVPRWLVVVNVLLGTLTVSLNNSSLNPALPAFMEAFDIGPLLATWIVAAFMVSMGMTMPLTSFLSQRMGRKSLYLWGVALFVCGSLLGALANSIALVITARVVQGIASGLMIPLSLAIIFSVYAKGERGRVTGLWGAAVMFAPALGPLCGSLMLEWFSWRSLFLMNVPIGLLALVLGVGVLPASAPSERKPFDLAGYLLIATGIGLLMVAVGRLRHAEALADPFNLGLLLVAILCLVAFVRLELNRTAPLLNLRIFALRGYRLSVIIAVVQSVGMFECLVLLPLLVQMVMGYSAIWTGLSLLCTALFASLFGHLGGKWLDRHGPRGVVFWGLLLTGGATLGLGLLDASASIAVVFILMMVRGAGLGLSYLPITTAGLDALPEPMVTQGAAMNNISRRLVSSLAIVVASLWLEFRLAGEAGGGAVSMASPGAISEVFMATGILILLALPCAWRFPLPVSDEPAEALPSALEHR